In Leguminivora glycinivorella isolate SPB_JAAS2020 chromosome 17, LegGlyc_1.1, whole genome shotgun sequence, the DNA window acaataatatataataaatactgtacatgtatatacctagaaagtacccaagacttgaatataatagcattttatctgagtattaaatcgttttaattcataggcaaccctatcgtccgacgctgcgcacgtgcggctcgtttctttgttagaattttgtaggcattcaaaaggcggcatttcgtgaacatcaaagcagtgggccttctgtacttgtactattatatattctgaggTATAGATTAAACGATGAGATATTCAAATGCAAGAATTACTTATCTATATTGCCGCAATTGTATTGAACACACATGAAAATCACAATAACATTTCACTCACTTTATAAACATTTGAGTTCACGTGTATCTTTTATGCTAGGCGCGATGACTGCGGCCGGTGTGATTAAtacgttaggccgttttcacattaaatttatccgatccgatatcggatgtcggaagggtttcaatagaaaaaatccaagatggcgcctgtaatgtatgggatatcggtccgacatccgatatcggattggataatgtgaaaacgcacttaaggtcGCCGCGCCGGTCGGTCggcccaatgaaataaaatgcaaaaatattttatgaattttatgatttacttttataaaatggTCATTTACTTTTTTACCTTCCCTAGACTTTAGGCAGGTAggtataaaatacatatacgtACTTTGTAGTGTAGTCACATAAATGCAAGCTCTGTCTACCCCGCaggggatataggcgtgattatatgtatgtatgttgtcaCTAATATCCACcattaccaatattataaaacagaAACAAAAAAGATCACTAGTACTAATAAATTACTACGTATTACGTAATACTCAGAAAAGCAGTACGTGCCGCGCGACTATACAGGCAGGCGTTTCGCGGCCCTCTCCTCTGCTACTTGTTACGCCGGCGGAACGGCTAGCGTGTGCCTGAAAATggtccatacacaaaccacCTTTCGTGCCGCGCTCTCGCTTGCTGGCCTTggggaacgggacaatgacgtcatctttttcgtgcatgcagcccgtagtaacgagttattagacgttatcacgtcaaaagtAACGAAAGTCtacattttttttgaaataagttaTCATGCATAAATCGGAACAGTTTATTAAGTCATTCACTTTTGCATTCAATTGTGAATGTGAAATGTCACTGTCATTGCTAACCTAAAAAACTCTCAATTGTTTTCTTCTAAAATAATTTCgtttaaaacattattaaattataattccTTACAAAATGAACGTCTTATTTAGAAGAAGTGTTATgccattatataataatgctTTAAAAATATCATGTCGTTCTTTTGCGGATGCCGGAGTTAAGgaaaaaattgataaaattgtgaaaaacaATAAAGTGGTAGTCTTCATGAAAGGAGTTCCTGATGCGCCGAGATGCGGATTCAGTAACGCTGTTGTGCAGATAATGCGGATGCACGCGGTGCCGTACGACAGCCACGATGTTCTCGCGAACGAAGATATTCGACAGGGTTAGAAATTATTCAGTTCAGTTGTGTAACTCTTGACAGATTTCTTACTTTACACAGGTGTGAAGTAAGCCTTAAGTATAACTGTTATTTTTCATAATACATATACAGATCAACTTTTCACTCAGTTTGCAATATTTTTATCTTAAAACTAGGAATCTTATGAAAAATTTCACTACTAATAAgttgtaaatatttgtttcatttattttgtttattgtaGTTTCATGTATTATAAATAGCGTTGTTTTAAATTTCAGGCATAAAAGACTACTCCAACTGGCCTACAATTCCACAAGTCTTCATCAATGGAGAGTTTGTAGGAGGCTGTGACATCATGTTGCAAATGCATCAATCCGGAGAACTTGTCGAAGAATTGAAGAAAGTTGGCATTAAAAGTGCTCTTCTGACAGCCGAAGAGAACAAAAAGGAAGAAGCTAAGTGATTTTGTAATTCTCTATGTAGTATAATTTATAAGGTCCTCAAAGATgttatacctattgttttaatttatcattattgatTATCTCACTTGTTGTGACTGACATATGTAATAGATATTAATGCTATATAGTTGTATTATTTAGCTCCACTCAGATACATGGTTTCAGgaaagtgtggaattgaaattgTAAGTAAGTCTTTATTAGACATGACATTGCGTGTATCTACACCACAAACCCTAGAAGTAATTGTAATGTAGGGCTATTTTTCAAAGTGCATATCACATGTGAAAAATATATATCTTGTGGTCCAAAATACAGAAAGAAGCATATTGTATAGGCCTCAAGTTACCCACCACATCCTGCGTCCACACACCCGTCTCGCGTTGTTGTTTTAGATCAACTAAACACCACTGAATGCAGCACCCAGGGTCTATCAGTTCTATCATGATTCATGTGCTGCTGGACGTTGTCTTCTTCGGGTCAAAACGACCAATAGGTATGTGTATAGTTAAATGTAATGAAAGACAATCCTCCTCACAATGGGTATCAAAGGcagcaaaatagtacattacgctaCAAGTGCAGAAAAGAGGGAATTCAAAatgagtggtgataaattaaagcttgactgaagggagtgttttaaaccgagaagagttacgaattccctctaCGCACATTTATCTTACAATGTTTTACAGTACATGACCTCATTACCTAACTAGTGCAGTAATATAGCGCCGTATGAActgtaaaaacttaaaaaatggcTATGTAAGGCGAAGTATTCTCTTCAGGTTGTTATCTTTTTTGAAAATAACTTCTTTGCCAAGCTGGTTTCCATGGAATAGTTCTTTGTTGGTTACAATTTGTTCCTTTTACATGGGTCTCAAGTCTCAAAACAGTTGGTAAATGGTAACGTATCTCTTACACTAAGgcccagttgcatcaaccacatttgacagacacatcaatgttacacagcagacgtctatggaatttccgatacaataaaatttaacgaacgctttgacggtgacagatggtttgatgcaacggGCCCTAAATGGTGTTAAGTCTGTGCCACTTATTCTTTTTTACTTTTAGCATTGAACATTTGGGGAATCAGAAAATGTGCACAGGTCTTTTAACACCATCTTATGAAAAAGTCATGTAGGTGATAGTCTCAATTAGAGAATAAAAAGAAACAATGTGTTTAAGagctttttattaaattagctgTACATTCGAGTTAGTATACTTTTTGGGCACATAATTCATTCTTGTTTACTGTGCCAATCTTTCTCATACGATATTGGTTGGATTATCAACACAGTCATTATTAAAAGACAAATATGGCAGATCATTTATTTAGAGTACTCGCATAAAAATACTCTCAAAAACGATAATCATataaaaatgataaataaatagatgCAGGCAAGCTATGGCAATCTatgatataaataatttgtgtGACACTTCCCTGCATGTAATTTAGATAGCTTAAAACTTTACGTACCTACCATCGAAGTACTATACATTACTAATGGCAGTAATTAAAATGAACttgtataaataattttttgcttataaataaaaaaatataacaaaaacatTCTCACAACGTGAATGAGTCTTATTTTGGTGTCACACATTAGTCAAGCCTAACATTAGCACCATTTCCATCttacaaataaatgttttgtgACTTCCCTGAGAATTTCatataaaagttaaaaatacCTAACACTAGTGTATAAATAGAGATGTCGAAAACGTATTCTACAGATGAATTCTCTGATTTGAGCCAAAAGTTTCCAGTAGTCCTTAGGGAGAAGAGTGTAACGGCGTGAAAGTTAATGGCatttttggtttgaacattgcACATACTTAGGTTTATACAGGACTGCATTAAATATTAGGTGTCGGCAGCAGATGTTTGCGTTACGTTGGCGGAATAGGGCGCGCCGCCAGCGTAAGGAAAACACTCTGGTCcgcgccggcgcggcggcgtcCTGTGGCTGCTCCCGCTGAGGTGACCATGGCGACTCCGACCTGCGCCTGACAACACAATTTAGTATCCAGAATATAagagtatataatatatatatgagaatttattattaatagacCAATTTTAGGCACTGGACCAAGTTGGAAGTAGGCCAGAAAATTTGTTGGAAGTGCCACTAAAAATTTCATAGATTACCGCCAGTAGAAAAGTCTAGGTCATTCATTTCCACAGTCTAGAAATAGAACGGATGTGGAGAAATGAAACGGCAAGATTATTTTTCCAAACTTTTCTTAGATGAGGGTTCCTGGCCCTGATGAATAatcttatatattttataagaattgtAGATAAATGCCTAGTCTTAGttaaagcacagaatatataatagtacaaggttAAAGTTACTCTAGTTAGAAGTATCTTGGATTCAATAGAGAACTTTTGATGACGCTACCAGCATTTTTAAGGGGCCATAACGTTTGACGTTCCGTCGGTAGCTTGTCTGTAGGTCGTTGGTAGCTTGCGCTCACGTGGGTTATTGACAAAGTAATGAAGAAGAATGTACCTAATATGTGATGTGATGCGTAGTATATATCTCAGTACTGAATCTTGTAGTACCTACTACTTAAACGgtcataaagaatgcacatcggtttttcgtcttcgtagagcggTGTCTccttcttgcttatgtgacgttgtctctttctaaagatcgatgtgcattctttatggccgtcTACTGTACGCGATACAGCGTGTAGTACGCACCTAGAGGTCGGTCTCGCCGTAGAGCGCGGTGGAGAAGGCCATGTAGTCGAGCGCGCCGGGCGGGGCGCCGCCGGCGCGGTACGGCGGCATGCGCGCCACGCAATACTCCGCCTGGTCGGGCGGCAGCTCGCGTCGCAGCTCTTCCGCGGTGATGTACGGCTGAAAATGGCCATTCAGTTAATGTACTGTCAAGGAAACTCAATGGACGAAACGGCTAGCTAAAGCTGTGTCATATGGGCAACGGACACCAAAAATGGTGCCAGGACAGCGGTAGACCTACTATCACCTGTGCCCGAATACGAGCTAAGCTTGCTGTATGCTACCAATCGTGAGCGTGATGCGAACTCATGGACCAATCACATTGTAGCGTTCAGGCACCTGTAAATGCATATATTTGTAAGGCTCTGCAGCCTTAAGAACTTTTCACATATTTATGCAGCCGTAGCCAAAGAATAGCACACTATTGTACCTAACAGGCGCATTAAACGAGCATGTTTAGTCCAAATTATTAACTGCCTAATCCATACTTGTGAAATCTTTGGTGACATAGGTAAACTTGTGTCAAACTTGGCATACTTTAGCGTTGGACTGCTTAACCTATTCGAATTCCATTAAATCGATCATCGCCAAACATCGCAAAACCAAATCACACGCCGAAATTAACTGATGATTACACTAAAACGTACTTCGCTTAATTATTTTCCGTTGCCCTACATTTTCACGTTGCAGCGTACCTACTTACATGTCGACGCGCGCGAGTTATTTTTACCTGCAATGATAATGACGCAACCTCTTTCTTGAAGTTCACTCGCTTTAACGTTCAGTAACACACTTTTGTCGTCAATTTGACGATGAAACCGgggtggtggcggcggcggcggaggtgGGGGAGGGGGCGAAGAAATACGAAATGCACTCGAAACACACGCGTTTTCGAACTCCGTACGCGACATTCGTTTGGCGCGAGATTCCTCGGTTCGAAACGTTTGGCGCGAGATTCGTCGGTTCGAGTCGAGCGTCCGTAAGCGCTCAAACTGATTTTACTGATTGACTGTCATCGCCAACGGCCGGTcgatgtattatttatttcaattactgACGTCAAAGAACAAACGCAAGCTTTGGCGCGGCAACTCGTTCGGTTGTAGGTAAATCATAACAGATATTCCTACAAAGTTATTATGTTATAGTTTGGTTATAGGTACCTGGTTCTGTTTTAGATTTTGTATTTACTTCAACAAGACATTGGCCCAAGAGTTTGTTTTGAAGTGGGTGTATAAATATCATACATACCTACGTTAAACTATTGTGACtacctaatattatttattatgcgtTACCCAAACGAGAAATAAGCATATAGGCGAGTAAGTACATGTTGcgagatttgttttatattttgaaaatctGAAACATTTCTTCACTCTAATTTGGTCAAAAGTCTAGGTTATTCTCGGTAAACTTTTATGGcattgtacctaattatttgaTTATGTTGACTCACCTTGTCACCAGCTAAGATCCTAAAGCTGTCGATGACCTGCTCAGCGGTGTCTGTGTCTGTGGATTCCCGGGTCATGAAGTCCAGGAACGCATCAAACGATACGTAAcctaaaaacaaatacacatcaGATTAGTTCATATAATTTTCAGAAATGTAgtatttattaacataaaagGTGTGTAATATAACTGTTTGTTTTGAATGTTGTAATGGAAAGAGTAAGGATAAGAATCCTGTGTGAGATGTAGAAAGGATAGCTAAGGGGTGACAGTAAGGAATGAAAGTAAGTAACATTCTGCGCAGAATGCAAATAACTGAGGAGATAAAATGGAGTTGCGTTCGTAGTTGTATAATCTAAGCTAATTTTGCTAATAATAGTTTGTTGTTTTGTAGAAAAGAGACAGTAAAACGTAAAACCCTTCAGTAAGGAACAAAATGTGACTTTAGTGCCCCTTGCAATTAAGCCCTATTTTCCTACATATTTAGTTGTATGATTACCCTTTTCGGAGACGGTATGACTTGGCAGCAACATCCAACTTTTGTTATGGCTGTCTATCTGTTAGGTACACATCTACTGATATGTGATAAGTGCAATGTTGTTGCCAAATTTTGTTTTGCATATTTGTGTTGACGCCTAGTCAAAGGTACTAcattgtcgcttaccataaggaCGAGATTGCTAGTACCAATGAAAAATGACACTTTAGTTTGgaaatatttacaattttacatagTTGTAGCTCTCGCTTAAAATTTCACTTGAGTATCAACAATGGATattgttgaatattgtataaaaggTCCTCaatctggcaggcaagtatggtcgcgcgataaatgataaaacatcaggccgtccctttcaCTGCGATAGGggcggccagatgttttatcatttatcgcgcgaccatacttgcctgcctgcttTCTTTGGCTTTGCTACGCTTCTATTGAACTCTTACTCCACAGTAGGTCGCCGTTACCTGTGTTGTTGGGGTCGACGACGGCCAAGATGCGTTGGAAGTCGAGCTTCTGATAGTGAACAggccccgtaaccgaatggcatttctgcgacgccaaacgccgcagaaatgcagtctggctctgtcgcgccaatacgcaagagcgatagagatagcatttttgcggcgtttggcgtcgcagatcCTGTTCTAAAGGCGTTTGTATAAGGTTATACCTGTGTTGTTGGGGTCGACGACGGCCAAGATGCGCTGGAAGTCGAGCTCGCCTTGCCTGTCCTTGCCGATGCTGTAGCCGACCGACACTAAGCACGACTTGAGTTCCTCGGGGGCGAGGCGGCCTGGAACAAACCAATTTAGATATTATGAATTCGATTCGATGATAAGGTTGTGGGTGctgtagaagtcgactgaggGATATCGGATCAATTCTGTATGTTCAATGTGActatttcgatttctttcatcCCATAAATTACTAAAAGTGGCACAGAAACTTGatcagttttatgtgctctgctcACCCCTTTCACAAATACTTTTAAGGACAATTGtggaaaatatattattatatctgggcaaccgagcttcgctcggttctgtttcgtatccttgacatgtgtcgccatctagttcaaagatgaatagtacctacatcgagcgaaagaattctcagccttaacaacacaactactccacacgagatggcgcgcatttcgccacaaaaactcaaatagtgtattttctattcgttttagccttgacctgtgtcgccatctagtgtttgcaataaatattacttacatcgaccgaaagaattctgtcttaacagtacaactactgcacacgagatggcgcgcgaagaaaaacgcatgaaaactcgaaaattcgcgttttccgggacctaaggataagttagaccgatttttcacccccaaaaacccccacataacaaatttctgcgaaatcgttagagcggtttccgagatcgtcagtgtaaataaatatatatataaataaataaataaataaataaataaatatacaagaattgctcgtttaaaagtataagataaaagaTGAAGCCCGATGTATGCAGTCTTAGTTCTTCCTACAGCGACCTCTAACATAAGAAGGGCTGAAGTATGATGGGCGCTTTGACTTGTTGCGCGTTATCcaggcagggtcgccatgaagTATGAGGGTGCCCTCCCGCTTCATAGTTCAGGGCGAAGCCCGACCCACACGGCCCAAATACACGAAGTTAAAGTTATCGCGGTCCAAAGACGAAGCAACATTGACTATTATTCTAAAAAATAAACAGTGTATTTTCTCACCAGTGCGGTTCTTGTCGAAGTGGTTGAAGGAAGCGCGGAACTCTGTGAGCTGTTCCTGCGTGATTCCCTTGGAGTCGCGGGTGAGGATCTGGTTCTCGACCTCGTTGATGGTGCGGTTGATGGACGTCAGCAGCTGCTCCCAGCCCACGCGGAGGGTCTCCATTGTGTATTGTGAGTACCTGAGATAATATTATGGGTTATATGTAAAGTTGATAGTAGTTGGACGACATCATTAGCTATTCGTGTTTTCGCTGGATCTTATCTTAGTACCTACTGCATGTAGGTCCACATTGAAATTGGCAAGCCTACGGTCATCTGCAATATCATTTTATTCTTTAAAGGTCTCAACTATATGTGAGACACTCTTATGACTCTACAAATAAGAAGATATTTTTGCGACCTTCCTTGTAGACAATAATTTGAGGATCTAAATAACTAGTAAGAAGAGGACCTAATGATGCTCTTCTGTGACGATGGCCAAGTGGCTCGAGGGAAGCATGGTCAATTTCTAGGCAAGGCCTAGGTGCCCTCCCCTTGATCTGCTCCTGgcttagccaaagtgacaatgaAATCACTGACGCTACAtggcgatcaaaacgcagtcttgctctgtcacgccactacaGCCCTCCCTGTCGATGCGTAAGCGGCTGTGACGTTGGCATTAAGTCCTCAAGAAAGGTACCTGTTCTCGAAGATCATGCCCTCCTGTACGGCCTGGTGGATGCGCTCGAGCTCCTCGATGTGCGGCTTGTACGCGTACACGCCCGCCTCGTACTCCTTCAGTCGTCGAAGCTGGTCTTCTAGCGAGCCCTAGAAGCGGAACGTTCAATTAGATACTCACTTCCCAATCATATTAATTTAACCGGTAGGTAAATGTCTGTGAAACTATCTCGCAAACATTCATTTTTTTCATAGAACAACGCGCAACGGTTAAAGTTTTACTTTAATCGATTTTATGTGGCCCATGGTGCATTTTCAGTCCAAAAGGCATTCGTGTAATCTCATACTGACCATTTCGTGTATCAAAGgacgttttttaaatctaactTTTTGAGTGTTTAAGCTACTTTACCGACAGAGCAATCTAGAGAAGGCCGTTACGTTTAACGAGATATTACACTGTGATAGTCTTCCCCCCGTGATTGTCTTGCCCCACCTTACCTTATTGCTTCAGGGGTGTGGTGAATCAGAATTGTTAGCACTATGGAGCTTAGGGTATCGTTTAGGGTATTCATTAAAGTACATAGTCTAGTGAGAGAGAGTTACCTACGTGACTTAGAGAGACGCAAAAGGGCTGGATTAGACGGCTTTTAGATACATTAcggactgttgaggttacaaaCAACTCAGCGCACCAATCAAAtacgcaatgtaatgaaactcgtatacgagttctcgtaccgtctaaacgGGCCCTACTTAGTTGTCCAATGTAGGTTGTGTTATAGTGATAACTCTCTAGTTTTAGTACCTGCAGGCCCATGCCGATGGCGGTGACGGCGTCCATCTGGCGCTCGATCCAGGGCCCGACGGCGTTGGCCTTCTCGGCGAACTGCCGGCGGAGCGTCTCGTTGTTCTGCTGCTTGCGCAGCTCGGCCGCCAGCGTGCCGTCGCGCTGCGGCACGAGTTGTCGCACGTCCGACCACTTGCGGTTCAGCTCCTGGATACATCAAACAATATTTAACTCTTTCGCAACCAAGAACTCGTTTTTTGGACACTCGTGACCTTTGCTCAAATGCCAGACGACCCACTGGACGGGTTATCGccatacaagcgggcggttatataaattaaaagtttCTGACGTAGTGCTCCATTTTTTGTCTGGCAGCGAATGCGTTAAATACATTATACCTAATAAAATCATAAGTGATTAATCATAATCGTACATTTGCAATTAGACATCAAGGTTCAAAGTACGTCATATTATACTTAAATACttgcaaataatttatttattactacctatttcccgtggcttcgctcgcgttagaaagatacaaaaagtagcctatgtcactctccatccctccaactatatccacttaaaaaatcacgtcaattcgtcgctctgttttgccgtgaaagacggacaaacaaacagacacacacactttcccatttataatattagtatggatattagtatggataatcacAAATAATCCTACGAACCGTATCTAACACTAGAAAGTCTAGAAAGGTTCTATAAAGTGGAAAATTACTGCCTTGTGTGAAGTTGTTTgtgacttgaactcacggcaactggatcgatactccagcgctctgccactTGAGCTAAGACCTCAACCATAGTCAGTGAAATTTTCCACCATATAGGTCAATAGGACCTGTAGCGACATCTCTCGTAAGAATATTATACTTCTGATTGTTTTATTTTGCTGATTCTGATAGAGGATTGTAACTCACGTGTGCGGTGAGGGTGGTGTAGGGGTTTTCGAGTCCGCCGGGGATCTGGTGTTGCTTTACGATGGATTCCACCTGGTGCACCAAGTTCACTATCGCCTGAAATatacacattttataattaCAATACATAACAATTGCACGCCTGTGTACGAAAcgatgttaataaataaaataaataaataaataaatattggggacaccttacacagatcaacttagcctcaaactaagcaaagcttgtactatgagtgctaagcgacgatataggtacatacttaaacagataaatacatacttatatacatagaaaacacccatgactcaggaacaaatatctgtgctcatcacacaaataaatgcccttaccgggattcgaacccaggaccacggctcagcaggcagggtcactaccgactgagccagaccggtcgtcgtattGGCTACACGCGTAATATTGGCTAAGGAGCATTACGATAATTGAATTGCTTATTGAAGTGAaccttctaatgcgacttccaactaaCAGCGTtaaacgctcagtgttgccaactcgaattttgaaaaacaaaacacattacgaagtttcacttcttccgcgtggAGGGACTCTACGAACAATATTTTTCTGTCGCCTAATTTAGTCCTGCCTTTTGCACGttttgtaattttcttttctCATTTATATACCTAGAAGCTATATGGGTTTTTGAGTTTATTTTCTACAGCGCagaaaatgtgagtgtgtttagtaaaacatcccactttgtcgattaccattaaggcgagatttacctacttgtttctttatatgaataaactgacaaaacggctttatagcaatcgacaaagtgagacgttttcccgtgcacacatATGTATTATGATTCATATACCTATATGAAATAT includes these proteins:
- the LOC125235127 gene encoding uncharacterized monothiol glutaredoxin ycf64-like; the encoded protein is MNVLFRRSVMPLYNNALKISCRSFADAGVKEKIDKIVKNNKVVVFMKGVPDAPRCGFSNAVVQIMRMHAVPYDSHDVLANEDIRQGIKDYSNWPTIPQVFINGEFVGGCDIMLQMHQSGELVEELKKVGIKSALLTAEENKKEEAK